A genomic region of Bufo gargarizans isolate SCDJY-AF-19 unplaced genomic scaffold, ASM1485885v1 original_scaffold_1806_pilon, whole genome shotgun sequence contains the following coding sequences:
- the LOC122923692 gene encoding zinc finger protein OZF-like translates to MQCSSGENPITFHVYPGLHSTDLSYNLPNHEEPSPDQSHIFTTRTGQVVSIPKGIHTVEISYSCSECGKCFTNKSNLATHERIHRGEKPYSCSECGKCFTQKSHLVKHKKFHTENNSFSCSECGKCFTQKSHLVKHKKFHTENNSFSCSECGKCFARQVDFIRHQRSHTGEKPYSCSECGKCFIQKSRLVTHERIHIGEEVYSCSECGKGFTKKSNLFRHERSHTGEKPDSCLECGKCFTDKSLLVRHQRSHTGEKPYFCAECGKCFTFKSNFVKHERYHTREKPYSCSECGKCFAHKSNLIRHERNHTGEKPYSCSECGKCFAEKSHLVTHERSHTGERPYSCSECGNSFTQKSSLVTHERIHTGEKPYSCSHCGKCFTDKVRLLRHKKSHTEEKSF, encoded by the coding sequence ATGCAATGTTCTTCAGGAGAAAACCCCATTACCTTTCATGTATatccaggacttcacagtacagatctatCCTATAATCTCCCTAATCAtgaggaaccttctcctgaccaatcacaCATTTTTACCACAAGAACAGGTCAAGTGGTTTCTATACCCAAAGGAATTCACACAGTAGAGATTTCATACtcctgctcagaatgtgggaaatgttttacaaataaatcaaATCTCGCTACACATGAAAGGATTCACAGAGGAGAGAAgccttattcatgttcagaatgtgggaaatgttttacacagaaatcacatcttgttaaacataaaaaatttcacacaGAAAATAAttcgttttcatgttcagaatgtgggaaatgttttacacagaaatcacatcttgttaaacataaaaaatttcacacaGAAAATAAttcgttttcatgttcagaatgtgggaaatgttttgcaagACAAGTAGATTTTATTAGACAtcaaagaagtcacacaggagagaagccatattcatgttcagaatgtggtaaatgttttataCAGAAGTCAcgtcttgttacacatgagagaattcacatagGAGAGGAagtgtattcatgttcagaatgtggaaaaggttttacaaaaaaatctaatctttttagacatgagagaagtcacacaggagagaagccagattcatgtttagaatgtgggaaatgttttacagataaatcacttcttgttagacatcagagaagtcacacaggagagaagccatatttctGCGCAGAGTGTGGAAAGTGCTTTACATTTAAATCAAATTTTGTTAAACACGAAAGATATCACAcaagagagaaaccatattcatgttcagaatgtgggaaatgttttgcacataaatcaaatcttattagacatgagagaaatcacacaggagagaagccgtattcatgttcagaatgtgggaaatgttttgcagagaaaTCGCATCTAGTcacacatgagagaagtcacacaggagagaggccgTATTCGTGCTCAGAATGTGGAAAtagttttacacagaaatcaagtcttgttactcatgagagaattcacacaggagagaaaccatattcatgttcacattgtggaaaatgttttacagataaagtCCGTCTTCTTAGACATAAGAAAAGTCATACAGAAGAGAAGTCATTTTGA